A single Alosa sapidissima isolate fAloSap1 chromosome 17, fAloSap1.pri, whole genome shotgun sequence DNA region contains:
- the LOC121688413 gene encoding uncharacterized protein LOC121688413 gives MDLYSRTIHQRGSWTGSEYQSVSQRILHIVNSSEEIGDTVPVWTSASKHRYQYVRATRFSESKYWREYRHWCTVAQEEHNVMNSLSTSTATEDNLPLQPTAVAPVRQEESLTFVGNFTHPPGITQDEMIALLNSVKAQAPISENAGSHGVTSTQKTLLNPTMPRSSFSGNVKDTHPSTIVNVQIPAQELQSATASHQMDPDDLTHVGTIYSSTPPSTDSVESLNNVMGHITQSDNTAALLNEIGPLTFLGNFDLPPHQPNMKLKPAHVSGDVTQREVISLGITPTPPTLSAAPVIPSAEACGNVPASSFSSPTHYTTREAYVEMLEYHRHMASYYKQLRLKAENTSQVEGSVLRRKRVGVLGGSGGEPPQKRCWEGIHLPDDAIEELCAIPGVWDLAIELGILTVCQAEELKGF, from the exons ATGGATTTATATTCAAGGACAATCCATCAGAGAGGATCTTGGACTGGGAGTGAATATCAGTCTGTTTCTCAGAGAATCTTGCACATTGTCAACTCTTCTGAGGAAATCGGAGACACTGTGCCAGTTTGGACATCAGCATCTAAGCACCGATACCAATATGTGCGGGCTACACGGTTTTCTGAAA GTAAGTATTGGAGGGAGTATAGACACTGGTGTACTGTGGCCCAGGAGGAGCACAATGTTATGAACAGCCTGTCCACTTCCACGGCTACAGAGGACAATCTCCCCCTTCAGCCCACTGCTGTGGCTCCAGTGAGGCAGGAGGAGAGCCTGACATTTGTGGGGAACTTCACTCACCCTCCAGGCATCACCCAAGATGAGATGATTGCCCTGCTGAATTCAGTTAAGGCCCAGGCCCCCATCTCAGAGAATGCAGGCAGCCATGGCGTTACATCCACCCAGAAGACACTGCTCAATCCCACTATGCCTCGCAGCAGCTTTAGTGGGAATGTGAAGGACACCCACCCATCCACAA TTGTGAATGTGCAGATTCCAGCACAAGAGCTCCAGTCTGCCACTGCTAGTCATCAGATGGACCCTGATGATCTGACACACGTGGGCACAATCTACTCTTCCACTCCACCATCTACCGATAGCGTGGAGTCTCTCAATAATGTGATGGGCCACATAACCCAATCTGATAACACAGCTGCTCTACTGAACGAGATTGGACCCCTCACCTTCTTGGGCAACTTTGACCTTCCTCCTCATCAGCCGAACATGAAGCTGAAGCCAGCCCATGTGTCTGGCGATGTGACCCAGAGAGAGGTCATTTCTCTTGgcatcacccccaccccaccaaccCTCTCTGCAGCTCCTGTGATCCCCTCCGCTGAGGCCTGTGGAAATGTCCCTGCTAGCTCATTCAGCTCTCCCACCCACTACACCACCAGAGAGGCGTATGTGGAGATGCTGGAGTACCACCGGCACATGGCCTCCTACTACAAGCAGCTCAGGCTGAAGGCTGAGAACACCTCACAGGTGGAAGGCTCCGTGCTccggagaaagagagtgggtgtcctcggggggagtgggggggagCCCCCACAGAAGAGGTGTTGGGAGGGCATCCACCTCCCTGATGATGCCATTGAGGAACTGTGTGCCATCCCTGGTGTCTGGGATTTGGCCATAGAGTTGGGCATCCTGACTGTCTGTCAGGCAGAGGAGTTAAAAGGTTTTTAG